The sequence GATTCCCCGAAATTATTATTCAAACCATGTTTAATATGACTAATCAGGCCTTTTTTATGGGCATGTTCTTTTTTATCTCGGCGTATTTTACAGTGGCCTCTTTAAAACGTAAATCAACTGGCCGATTTTTAAAAGATCGTCTCGTACGCCTGGGCATCCCACTTGTCGTTTTTTATTTCTTTTTGAGTCCGGTAACCAACTTCATTCACTATTATTTTATCAAACACGAAGCAGTTACCTTTGTCGGTTTTCTTACCGATCCTCCGTCCTGGGGATTTGGTCCGATGTGGTTTGTAGAAACCTTGTTGATTTTTACCGTAATTTATCTCCTGCTTTTTAACCGGGAGAGAACGATAAAGATGAACTATCCCGGAACCATTAAGCTGTTGCTGAGTGCACTACTTATTGGATTAAGCCAGTTTATTATCCGAATTTGGTTACCTGTAGGATGGAGTTTACCTCATACCGGATTACAGTTTCCGTTTTTTGTGCAGTACATCGTAATGCTTGTTTTTGGCGTTATCGCGTATAACAATAACTGGCTCGAAGCGATAAGCTTTAAAAGTGCCAAACACTGGTTTATTTTTGCACAAGTTATGATCTGGTTGGTATTGCCGGTAA comes from uncultured Draconibacterium sp. and encodes:
- a CDS encoding acyltransferase family protein, with the translated sequence MSSSRLYYIDNLRIFLISLVVLLHFNITYGAPGDWYYNESEAGFPEIIIQTMFNMTNQAFFMGMFFFISAYFTVASLKRKSTGRFLKDRLVRLGIPLVVFYFFLSPVTNFIHYYFIKHEAVTFVGFLTDPPSWGFGPMWFVETLLIFTVIYLLLFNRERTIKMNYPGTIKLLLSALLIGLSQFIIRIWLPVGWSLPHTGLQFPFFVQYIVMLVFGVIAYNNNWLEAISFKSAKHWFIFAQVMIWLVLPVMLYIGGQNGGAEAFVGGGTWQSFAWAIWEQLVCVAMIIGLLGIGKRYFNKQGALARQLSNSAYGVYIIHTPVIVGLSALFVNWQSINQLVKFIVLAPVALLVCFTVAWTIRQVPGVKKVV